In Polyangiaceae bacterium, the genomic window AGGCCCTGGGCGTCTACGACAAGTCGGGCCAGCCCGTCCTGCGCGTCGGGGACCCCGTCGCGGCGCTCGCGCTCGGCGCCCCGCTCGACGCCACCAGCGAACGAGTGTTCGACGTCACCACCAGCCACGGCAGGGCCATCGCCGTGACCGTCCCGGATGCCCAAGGCGCGGTGGTGGCGGTCGTGCGTACGGACGATCAGTCCGCCCGCGCGGCACCCCTGGTCCGCCTGGTCGGCCTCTACACGCTGGTCGTGGCGCTGGCGCTGCTGGTCCTGGCCTACTTCGCCCTCACGCGGTTGATCGTGCGCCCCCTCGATCAGCTGTCACGCGCCGCCGAGCGCGTGGCGGGCGGTGCGCGGCGGCTGGAGGTCCCGACCCGTGGCGCCCGGGAGCTGGGCGAGCTGGGCGTGAACCTGCGCGCGATGACCGAGAAGCTCATCTCCAACGAGGACGCGCTGCGCAAGCAGATCGACGAGGTCGAGCGCGCCACGCGCCGGCTGAAGGAAGCGCAAGATCGCCTGGTGCGCTCGGAGCGCCTGGCCTCGGTGGGGCGCCTGGCTGCGGGGCTGGCCCACGAGATCGGCAACCCCATCGCGGCGCTGATCGGCATGCAGGAGATCCTCCTCGAAGGCGGGCTGGAGCCGGAGGAGCAGCGCGACTTCTTGCAGCGCATGCGCAAGGAGAGCGAGCGCATCCATCGCATCCTGAAGGACCTCTTGCAGTTCGCGCGCCCCGGGAACAAGCAGGACGAAGACGACGTCAACCCGGGCAGCGTGGAGGCCGCGATCTACGACACCGTGGCGCTGGTCACGCCGCAGAAGTCCCTGCACGACGTGGAGCTCGCCGTGGACGTGTTCCCGGAGCTGCCGCCCGTCGCCCTGAGCCGCGAGCACATGGTGCAGGTCGTGCTGAACCTGGTGCTGAACGCCGCCGACGCTTGCGGACCGGGCGGCAAGGTGAGCTTGCGCGCCAAGCC contains:
- a CDS encoding HAMP domain-containing histidine kinase, whose protein sequence is MKPGLRLQILMLLGGLMLLAFVPLFFAVATYTRLTLQQVRESSARSLGRAVAGHVGEARNKRSPDQLSALLEAEIGTEGVEALGVYDKSGQPVLRVGDPVAALALGAPLDATSERVFDVTTSHGRAIAVTVPDAQGAVVAVVRTDDQSARAAPLVRLVGLYTLVVALALLVLAYFALTRLIVRPLDQLSRAAERVAGGARRLEVPTRGARELGELGVNLRAMTEKLISNEDALRKQIDEVERATRRLKEAQDRLVRSERLASVGRLAAGLAHEIGNPIAALIGMQEILLEGGLEPEEQRDFLQRMRKESERIHRILKDLLQFARPGNKQDEDDVNPGSVEAAIYDTVALVTPQKSLHDVELAVDVFPELPPVALSREHMVQVVLNLVLNAADACGPGGKVSLRAKPVATGVRLEVEDTGPGVAAAVRDRLFEPFVTTKDVGKGTGLGLAVCRGLVEAAGGSIALDETYTTGARFVLELPRADAATSSRRP